A part of Saccharomyces cerevisiae S288C chromosome XIV, complete sequence genomic DNA contains:
- the YSF3 gene encoding U2 snRNP complex subunit YSF3 (Component of the SF3b subcomplex of the U2 snRNP; essential protein required for splicing and for assembly of SF3b): protein MAEKQRQLKLQKIYKQKYIGLGDESTTREQWQRNVRNDTLNTLQGHSASLEYVSLSRGDLSIRDTRIHLLKSMSPGYKAYLREER, encoded by the exons atg GCGGAAAAGCAGAGGCAGTTGAAGTTGCAGAAGATATACAAACAAAAGTACATCGGACTGGGAGATGAGAGCACTACACGAGAACAGTGGCAGAGAAATGTGAGAAACGATACACTAAATACATTACAAGGCCACTCCGCATCTTTGGAGTACGTTTCATTGAGCCGAGGAGACCTTAGTATACGTGACACTCGTATTCACCTCCTGAAATCCATGTCCCCTGGCTATAAAGCCTACTTACGAGAAGAGAGGTAG
- the SRV2 gene encoding adenylate cyclase-binding protein (Cyclase-associated protein, CAP; accelerates nucleotide exchange and actin filament depolymerization; N-terminus binds adenylate cyclase, facilitating activation by RAS and directly catalyzes cofilin-mediated severing of actin filaments; C-terminus binds and recycles cofilin bound, ADP-actin monomers, facilitating regulation of actin dynamics and cell morphogenesis; processively tracks and promotes depolymerization of actin filament barbed and pointed ends; mCAP1 is the mouse homolog), which yields MPDSKYTMQGYNLVKLLKRLEEATARLEDVTIYQEGYIQNKLEASKNNKPSDSGADANTTNEPSAENAPEVEQDPKCITAFQSYIGENIDPLVELSGKIDTVVLDALQLLKGGFQSQLTFLRAAVRSRKPDYSSQTFADSLRPINENIIKLGQLKESNRQSKYFAYLSALSEGAPLFSWVAVDTPVSMVTDFKDAAQFWTNRILKEYRESDPNAVEWVKKFLASFDNLKAYIKEYHTTGVSWKKDGMDFADAMAQSTKNTGATSSPSPASATAAPAPPPPPPAPPASVFEISNDTPATSSDANKGGIGAVFAELNQGENITKGLKKVDKSQQTHKNPELRQSSTVSSTGSKSGPPPRPKKPSTLKTKRPPRKELVGNKWFIENYENETESLVIDANKDESIFIGKCSQVLVQIKGKVNAISLSETESCSVVLDSSISGMDVIKSNKFGIQVNHSLPQISIDKSDGGNIYLSKESLNTEIYTSCSTAINVNLPIGEDDDYVEFPIPEQMKHSFADGKFKSAVFEHAG from the coding sequence ATGCCTGACTCTAAGTACACAATGCAAGGTTATAACCTTGTTAAGCTATTAAAAAGGCTAGAAGAAGCCACTGCAAGATTAGAGGATGTCACCATCTATCAAGAAGGTTATATTCAGAATAAATTGGAGGCATCTAAAAATAACAAGCCTTCCGACTCCGGGGCCGATGCGAATACTACGAATGAACCTTCTGCAGAAAATGCTCCTGAAGTAGAACAAGATCCGAAATGCATAACTGCGTTCCAATCTTACATCGGTGAGAATATTGATCCGCTGGTAGAATTATCAGGAAAGATCGACACGGTGGTCTTAGATGCTTTGCAGTTGCTAAAGGGAGGCTTTCAATCGCAATTGACTTTTTTAAGAGCTGCTGTGAGATCAAGAAAACCGGATTATTCTTCTCAAACTTTCGCTGATTCTTTAAGACCTATCAAcgaaaatattataaagCTGGGTCAATTGAAGGAATCAAACCGTCAAAGCAAATACTTCGCATATTTGAGCGCTTTATCTGAGGGTGCTCCTTTGTTCTCCTGGGTTGCAGTGGACACTCCCGTGTCTATGGTCACAGATTTCAAGGACGCAGCACAGTTTTGGACTAAtagaattttgaaagaatacAGAGAGTCTGATCCTAATGCTGTTGAATGGGTTAAGAAATTTTTGGCCTCTTTCGATAATTTGAAAGCCTACATTAAAGAGTATCATACTACTGGGGTTTCCTGGAAAAAAGACGGTATGGATTTTGCTGACGCGATGGCACAATCAACGAAGAATACAGGTGCTACTTCATCTCCTTCGCCAGCAAGTGCTACAGCGGCTCCAGCACCACCACCTCCTCCACCAGCCCCACCAGCTTCCGTCTTTGAAATCTCTAATGATACACCAGCAACGAGTAGTGATGCTAACAAAGGCGGTATTGGCGCGGTCTTCGCCGAACTAAATCAGGGTGAAAATATCACTAAGggtttgaaaaaagtagACAAATCCCAACAAACTCACAAAAATCCTGAATTACGTCAATCCTCTACAGTTTCTTCCACAGGAAGTAAATCCGGTCCACCACCAAGGCCAAAAAAGCCATCAACATTGAAAACTAAGAGGCCTCCTAGAAAGGAATTGGTAGGAAACAAATGGTTTATTGAGAATTACgaaaatgaaactgaaTCTCTGGTTATTGATGCAAATAAAGATGAGTCTATCTTCATAGGTAAATGTTCTCAAGTTCTTGTTcaaataaaaggaaaagttaACGCTATCTCGTTGAGTGAAACTGAGTCATGCAGTGTTGTTCTTGATTCTAGCATTTCCGGTATGGATGTCATCAAATCCAACAAGTTTGGCATTCAAGTTAACCATTCCCTACCTCAAATCTCCATTGATAAATCTGACGGCGGTAACATCTATTTATCCAAGGAATCCTTGAATACTGAAATCTACACCTCGTGCTCAACTGCTATTAACGTCAACTTACCAATCGGCGAGGACGATGATTACGTAGAATTCCCAATCCCTGAACAGATGAAGCATAGCTTCGCTGATGGTAAGTTCAAATCTGCTGTTTTCGAACATGCTGGTTAA
- the NAM9 gene encoding mitochondrial 37S ribosomal protein uS4m NAM9 (Mitochondrial ribosomal component of the small subunit), translating to MPRKANLLKSLARGRVRTSFNKYNLFNLYKKGGVDLKSKSLYQQKWTAKQETRAYHGEHLTEKRWQTVFKPKLDSVAQLDASLRGGEIKETPFLLQTFAVLEKRLDFALFRAMFASSVRQARQFILHGNVRVNGVKIKHPSYTLKPGDMFSVKPDKVLEALGAKKPSFQEALKIDKTQIVLWNKYVKEAKTEPKEVWEKKLENFEKMSDSNPKKLQFQEFLRQYNKNLESQQYNALKGCTQEGILRKLLNVEKEIGKSNNEPLSIDELKQGLPEIQDSQLLESLNNAYQEFFKSGEIRREIISKCQPDELISLATEMMNPNETTKKELSDGAKSALRSGKRIIAESVKLWTKNITDHFKTRMSDISDGSLTFDPKWAKNLKYHDPIKLSELEGDEPKARKLINLPWQKNYVYGRQDPKKPFFTPWKPRPFLSPFAILPHHLEISFKTCHAVYLRDPVARPGQSEVISPFDVPVHERAYMYYLRNGK from the coding sequence ATGCCAAGAAAGGCTAATTTGCTAAAATCTTTGGCAAGAGGACGAGTACGCACTTCTTTCAATAAGTATAATTTGTTTAATTTGTACAAAAAGGGTGGTGTAGACTTGAAGTCTAAATCTTTGTATCAACAGAAGTGGACGGCAAAGCAGGAAACCCGAGCTTATCATGGTGAACATTTGACAGAAAAGAGATGGCAAACCGTTTTCAAACCCAAATTGGATTCAGTAGCACAATTGGATGCTTCACTGCGTGGAGGTGAAATCAAGGAAACACCATTTTTATTACAAACTTTTGCAGTATTAGAAAAAAGGCTTGATTTTGCCCTTTTCAGGGCTATGTTTGCTTCGTCAGTAAGACAAGCTCGTCAGTTCATCTTGCATGGAAATGTTCGCGTTAATGGTGTAAAAATTAAGCATCCAAGCTATACTTTAAAGCCTGGAGATATGTTCAGTGTCAAACCGGACAAAGTGCTGGAAGCTCTCGGTGCCAAGAAACCAAGTTTCCAAGAAGCGCTAAAGATCGATAAGACTCAAATAGTTTTATGGAACAAGTATGTTAAGGAAGCGAAAACGGAGCCAAAGGAAGTTTGGGAGAAGaagttggaaaattttgaaaagatgtCGGATTCTAACCCAAAGAAACTTCAgtttcaagaatttttgaggCAATATAATAAGAATCTGGAGTCACAGCAATATAACGCATTAAAGGGATGCACACAGGAAGGTATCTTGAGAAAGCTTTTAAATGTAGAGAAGGAAATAGGTAAGTCGAATAATGAGCCCTTGTCGATAGATGAACTCAAACAGGGTCTCCCTGAGATCCAGGACTCTCAGTTGTTAGAAAGTCTAAATAACGCTTATCAAgagtttttcaaatccgGTGAAATTAGAAGAGAAATCATTTCTAAATGTCAGCCTGACGAGTTGATTTCACTGGCTACAGAAATGATGAATCCTAACGAAAccacaaaaaaagaattatcTGATGGAGCCAAATCCGCTTTAAGATCtggaaaaagaatcatAGCGGAAAGCGTGAAACTATGGACGAAAAATATAACAGACCACTTCAAAACTAGGATGAGTGATATTTCTGATGGTTCACTAACGTTCGACCCCAAATGGgccaaaaatttaaaatatcatgATCCGATTAAATTATCTGAATTGGAAGGTGATGAACCAAAAGCACGTAAATTGATAAACTTGCCGTGGCAGAAAAATTATGTTTATGGTAGGCAAGATCCTAAAAAACCCTTTTTCACACCATGGAAGCCAAGACCATTTTTATCGCCTTTCGCCATTTTACCTCATCATTTGGAAATATCTTTCAAGACATGCCACGCTGTATACCTAAGGGATCCCGTCGCTCGACCAGGCCAATCCGAAGTAATTTCACCATTTGATGTTCCTGTTCATGAACGTGCATATATGTATTACTTGAGAAATGGTAAATGA
- the EAF7 gene encoding Eaf7p (Subunit of the NuA4 histone acetyltransferase complex; NuA4 acetylates the N-terminal tails of histones H4 and H2A), with product MVVHWTIVDEIRLLRWASEFKPAGIHKHFHMFCIVERMNSPDKYPVTLLQKETMKLGKVFTAKDIWDKLSQSYNLEKIDEMENTYSLEATTESSRNGNGNGDDAEIHEETLLELNNRIRVRKQDFTLPWEEYGELILENARKSPNSNEEYPRVEDMNEKDSTIPKESPSTDLKNDNNKQEKNATIKVKELPEYHTEENDSPIDVQKEPIKEVQSDEKELQREHMSEEEQKMKSTNKTAAPVRKSQRLKRSKEVKFEDEEKEEIEEDNTKDEEQKEKKEEIQEPKITHNEEVDKEKNENEEGDDEREKSTSYENTNGSESEGVDEGVDEELGYESEREAEGKGKQIESEGGNLKKKTENKKGDDQQDDTKKDSKDKNEPLAKRTRHSSSTGNTSNETSPKRKRRKAGSRKNSPPATRVSSRLRNKK from the coding sequence ATGGTAGTACATTGGACAATTGTGGATGAAATACGACTTCTTAGATGGGCATCTGAATTCAAACCGGCCGGAATTCATAAGCATTTCCACATGTTTTGCATAGTGGAAAGAATGAATTCGCCAGATAAGTATCCAGTGACGCTATTACAGAAAGAAACCATGAAGTTGGGGAAGGTATTTACTGCAAAAGACATATGGGATAAGTTGAGCCAATCTTACAATTTAGagaaaattgatgaaatggAGAATACATATTCCTTGGAAGCCACTACAGAGAGTTCACGGAATGGCAATGGAAATGGTGACGATGCAGAAATTCATGAAGAAACTTTACTTGAATTGAATAATCGAATAAGAGTACGCAAGCAAGATTTTACATTACCTTGGGAGGAATACGGTGAGTTGATCTTAGAAAATGCAAGAAAAAGTCCAAACTCTAACGAAGAGTATCCTCGAGTTGAAGATATGAATGAGAAAGATAGTACAATTCCAAAGGAAAGTCCTTCTACAGACCTAAAGAACGACAACAAtaaacaggaaaaaaatgcgACAATTAAAGTGAAAGAGTTGCCTGAATATCATACAGAGGAAAATGATAGCCCCATAGACGTCCAGAAAGAACCCATTAAGGAGGTGCAAAGCGATGAAAAGGAACTCCAGAGGGAACATATgagtgaagaagaacagaaaatgaaaagtacAAATAAAACAGCAGCTCCAGTAAGAAAATCTCAAAGGTTGAAAAGAAGTAAGGAAGttaaatttgaagatgaagaaaaggaagagatagaagaagataatacGAAAGACGAAGaacagaaagaaaagaaagaggaGATCCAGGAGCCAAAAATAACCCACAATGAAGAAGTagataaggaaaaaaacgaaaacGAAGAAGGTGATGATGAGCGTGAAAAATCCACCTCTTATGAAAATACCAATGGCTCTGAAAGCGAAGGAGTTGACGAAGGAGTTGACGAAGAACTGGGATACGAGTCTGAACGTGAGGCAGAAGgtaaaggaaaacaaattgAATCAGAAGGGGGCAacttaaagaaaaaaacggaaaacaaaaaaggagATGATCAACAGGATGATACCAAAAAGGATTCTAAGGACAAAAATGAACCATTAGCAAAGAGAACTAGGCATTCATCATCCACAGGTAATACTAG